The stretch of DNA ataaaaagaaaaaatggtgtctccgaacttgttttcttgctacaagtaaaaattaaaatgtttccTACTAGTCCAGTATATCTTTTTTACTAaaagaattatctccccttaaatggctcatttgaaaaaatgattctaaaaaccagaaatatgatatttgtttaaatattttggaaaatacaataaatcaccaagttttctttatataaataaacagtcttactattaaattgcaaatctgtttccaaatttgcgGATTTGGACAACTAACTAGACCGATGTTggactgtgattgtacaatccaagatagcggtataccatgaatctacttTAAATGTCAAAACTTGTttgatttgttaaattatattaaaaggtCTTCACAccataaaatatgtatattagaTACATTTCGAACATTCATTGTCCTTCCACTTAACAACAAAACCTATCTCGTGATTTAGGAAATGCAAGTAACTTTACAATTTTCCCTATTTCATTTCCTCAGGTAAACACCCTGTTCACCATCTTAGACACAATGGACACAGACATCATGTTCACTATCATAAGCATAATCACCATGTTAATCGCATCCACAATGGACACATACATCATGTTCACTATCATAAGCACAATCACCATGTTAATCGCATTTACAGTGGACACACACATGATTGGCTGTACCGTCATAATATATTCCTCCACAAGAAGATTGCCAATCACCATGTTAATCGCATCCACAATGTAGCTAAAAACCATGTTTCAAAAATAGCACACATATCTAACAAACATGTGCAAAACATTGGCTACCAGGCGAACAAACATGTGAGCAGAATTTCAAACGAGGCTGACCGACATATTGACAGATTCAGAAAACTCGTAAAATTCCATATGAACAGACTCCACAATCACGCAAAGAGTCATTTATCTGCTGTTGAACATCAACATAAAAGACATTTAAGCGAACGCGAGTATCAAAATACACAACATCTTTCAAACGAGGAGCACCTCCATAACAAACATGAGCATCATATAAGTAAACTTCATAGCATACTTGGTCATGGTTATGGTAATGGACACGTGGTTAGCTACCTCGATTATTACAACAAATATCATGGATTCCCAATAGCTGACAACAGATTTACATATGACGGAATAGGTAAGCAACTTTTACTATTAAATTTAGTTTCACCCAATTATTAAATAAGACTGACTTATGTAGTTTATGAGCCCTCAGTAAGACGTCCATGATGCATtcgtgtagtttttttttttttttatgtatttacagTTCAAACTGTATTCCAAGAAGTATTATCGATTGATAAGATGTTCCTGCAAAATCATCATAGTAATTTTGAGATTTAGGAATAAGCCTTTATTTATAACAAAGATGTCATTGTTATAGGCAGACGTTGTCAAAAATTCTACTGTAAAGATTCAAAAAATTTAATGCATGCTGGTTCTGTTTAAAACTAAACTTTTATTTGAAGCTTACCAACTGAAATGTGAAAGTAGCCGTTTTTACAGTCTTTGGAGTGATTGCTGGTCTCAGTATCATAGTAGAAGAGTATGTTTTGGAAATCTGAGGAAACAACATCTCTTTATAGACTACGCTGGAGGTAAATAAGTTGGATGACTGATATCCTATGAATAGAAAACaaattattgaatttttttttcgtccgaatagttattaaaggtaccgggattataatttaataccccagacgcgcgtttcgtctacataagacttatcagtgacgctcaggtcaaaatagatataaagccaaacaagtacaaagcagaagagcattaaggacccaaaattcccaaaagttgtgccaaatacggcttaggtaatctattcctgggataagacaatccctagttttttgaaaaattcaaagttttgt from Mytilus galloprovincialis chromosome 2, xbMytGall1.hap1.1, whole genome shotgun sequence encodes:
- the LOC143063156 gene encoding uncharacterized protein LOC143063156 codes for the protein MSNIVIVISILQIGHVVRHTRVHHRHIGLAYYKRYHGFKITHGRFAYKGLGYKLTCGNSRFYRLWRSCYSRYHSRGRCFGRFRKQHLFTVNKGHGHVVSHRHGIVYSYGHSHGYRHGHGHVYSHGHGHSYSHGYGHGYSHGHGHRASFHIYYKKYHGFRIYHHRFSYGGRFYKLSCHRNRFYSLWNNCYTHHHSRSYCFGHLRKQHLFVSYHGGKHPVHHLRHNGHRHHVHYHKHNHHVNRIHNGHIHHVHYHKHNHHVNRIYSGHTHDWLYRHNIFLHKKIANHHVNRIHNVAKNHVSKIAHISNKHVQNIGYQANKHVSRISNEADRHIDRFRKLVKFHMNRLHNHAKSHLSAVEHQHKRHLSEREYQNTQHLSNEEHLHNKHEHHISKLHSILGHGYGNGHVVSYLDYYNKYHGFPIADNRFTYDGIAYQLKCESSRFYSLWSDCWSQYHSRRVCFGNLRKQHLFIDYAGDYADEYSPTKIEVKTGGDFDYKK